A genome region from Phoenix dactylifera cultivar Barhee BC4 chromosome 18, palm_55x_up_171113_PBpolish2nd_filt_p, whole genome shotgun sequence includes the following:
- the LOC103715796 gene encoding tyrosine--tRNA ligase, chloroplastic/mitochondrial-like: MATAASRTFLPFHPKLLEVSRIFSYSPRHRRNLPLLLRRSSSQSAAQPTLEAQARNLDSPAGIPNVVDILQERGLVESITSESIRSACSNPSVSPLKVYCGFDPTAESLHLGNLLGLIVLSWFQRCGHKAVAVIGGATGRIGDPSGKSLERPELDIETLEKNSAGIKNLISKILGGGNSDAGTGKEKALDVGSEKGSILETGVRENASLNPHSENNGNSNFGIEKNAALDWRLDDSFTILNNYDWWKDITLLDFLREVGRFARVGVMMAKESVKKRLMSEEGMSYTEFTYQLLQGYDFLYLFKNMGVNVQIGGSDQWGNITAGTELIRKILQVEGAYGLTFSLLLKSDGTKFGKSEGGAIWLSASMLSPYKFYQYFFSVPDVDVVRFLRILTFLSMEEIRKLEDEMKKPGYAPNTAQRRLAEEVTRFVHGEEGLAEALKATETLRPGAETKLDWETIEGIAEDVPSCSLAYGQVLNSSLVDLSVSTGLLSSKSAARRLMKQGGLYLNNRRVDNEAKVIEAGDIVDEKVLLLSAGKKNKMVIRIC; the protein is encoded by the coding sequence ATGGCGACGGCGGCCTCTAGAACCTTTCTCCCCTTCCATCCCAAGCTTCTAGAAGTCTCCAGAATCTTCTCCTACTCCCCGAGGCATCGCCGGAACCTGCCCCTCCTccttcgccggagctcctctcAGTCCGCCGCGCAACCGACGCTCGAAGCCCAAGCTCGGAACTTAGATTCCCCTGCCGGGATCCCGAACGTCGTGGATATCCTCCAGGAGAGGGGCCTCGTCGAGTCCATCACCAGCGAGAGTATCAGGTCCGCATGCTCCAACCCTAGCGTCAGCCCCCTCAAGGTCTATTGCGGCTTCGACCCGACCGCTGAAAGCTTGCACCTTGGTAACCTCCTCGGTCTCATCGTCCTCTCCTGGTTTCAGCGATGCGGACACAAGGCCGTCGCCGTGATCGGCGGCGCCACCGGCCGCATCGGAGACCCCTCCGGCAAAAGTTTAGAGAGGCCAGAACTGGACATCGAAACTCTAGAGAAGAACAGCGCAGGGATTAAAAATCTTATCTCTAAGATCTTAGGGGGTGGGAATTCGGATGCCGGAACTGGAAAGGAGAAAGCTTTGGATGTGGGGAGTGAGAAAGGTAGCATCTTGGAGACAGGTGTTCGAGAAAATGCGAGTTTGAATCCGCATTCTGAAAATAATGGGAATTCGAATTTTGGTATTGAAAAGAATGCAGCTTTGGATTGGCGGTTGGATGATTCTTTCACCATTTTGAACAATTATGATTGGTGGAAGGACATCACCCTGCTGGATTTCCTCAGGGAAGTAGGGAGGTTTGCCCGGGTGGGTGTGATGATGGCAAAGGAGAGTGTCAAGAAAAGGTTAATGTCCGAGGAAGGAATGAGTTATACCGAGTTCACTTATCAGCTCTTGCAAGGCTATGACTTTCTATATCTATTTAAGAACATGGGTGTGAATGTTCAGATAGGTGGGAGTGATCAATGGGGAAACATTACGGCTGGGACCGAGCTGATTCGGAAGATATTGCAGGTTGAAGGAGCTTACGGTTTGACATTTTCCCTTTTGCTCAAGAGTGATGGGACCAAGTTTGGAAAGTCTGAAGGGGGAGCAATATGGTTGTCAGCGTCGATGTTGTCACCTTATAAGTTTTACCAGTACTTCTTCTCTGTGCCAGATGTTGATGTTGTGAGGTTTTTAAGGATTTTAACTTTCTTGAGTATGGAGGAGATTCGGAAGTTGGAGGACGAGATGAAGAAACCTGGTTATGCTCCCAACACGGCCCAGCGGAGGCTCGCAGAAGAGGTAACTCGGTTTGTTCATGGAGAGGAGGGACTCGCCGAAGCATTGAAGGCAACTGAAACTTTAAGACCAGGGGCAGAAACAAAGCTGGATTGGGAGACCATTGAGGGGATAGCAGAGGATGTGCCATCATGTTCTTTGGCATATGGTCAGGTGTTGAATTCTTCTTTGGTTGATCTTTCAGTTTCTACTGGTCTGCTGAGCAGTAAGTCTGCTGCAAGGCGTCTGATGAAGCAGGGAGGTCTTTATTTGAATAACAGAAGGGTTGATAATGAGGCAAAGGTGATTGAGGCTGGTGACATAGTTGATGAGAAAGTACTACTGTTATCTGCTggaaagaagaataaaatgGTCATAAGGATATGCTGA